One stretch of Caldinitratiruptor microaerophilus DNA includes these proteins:
- a CDS encoding response regulator, giving the protein MADPVRILIADDHTLFRQGLRRVLELEPGFTVVGEASTAAEAVSLCLELDPDVVTLDISMPGGGLQVISRLRSRARHLGIVILTMHEDQEYLLRAIRAGAHAYLVKDADSQSLITAIRHAATGRSYMHPTLAGEVLRELALGREPSPMGRTLLTEREREVLRLVSQGATNREIAQALWLSQKTIKNHLTHIFEKLGVSDRTQAALWAIRSGLVPDPGQRRGGDGIGGSPGGDTGGAAANP; this is encoded by the coding sequence GTGGCGGACCCCGTGCGGATCCTGATCGCGGACGACCACACGCTGTTCCGTCAGGGGCTGCGCCGGGTGCTCGAACTTGAACCGGGTTTCACGGTCGTCGGCGAGGCGAGCACGGCCGCCGAGGCCGTCTCCCTCTGCCTCGAGCTCGACCCGGACGTGGTCACCCTGGACATCTCGATGCCTGGCGGCGGTCTGCAGGTGATCAGCCGCCTGCGCTCCCGCGCGCGCCATCTCGGCATCGTCATCCTCACGATGCACGAGGACCAGGAGTACCTCCTCCGGGCGATCCGCGCGGGCGCCCACGCGTACCTCGTGAAGGACGCGGATTCCCAGAGCCTGATCACCGCGATCCGCCACGCGGCGACCGGGCGATCGTACATGCACCCCACCCTGGCCGGCGAGGTGCTGCGCGAGCTCGCCCTGGGGCGGGAGCCCTCCCCGATGGGGCGAACGCTCCTCACCGAGCGGGAGCGGGAGGTGCTTCGGCTCGTGAGCCAGGGGGCGACGAACCGGGAGATCGCCCAGGCCCTCTGGCTGAGCCAGAAGACCATCAAGAACCACCTGACCCACATCTTCGAGAAGCTGGGCGTCTCCGACCGCACGCAGGCGGCGCTCTGGGCGATCCGGTCCGGCCTGGTTCCCGACCCGGGACAGCGCCGGGGCGGCGACGGCATCGGGGGCTCCCCGGGAGGAGACACCGGAGGTGCGGCAGCGAACCCCTGA
- a CDS encoding pilus assembly protein TadG-related protein: MSGWYPVWSESRRSRGERGSVAVLVAAGLAALAGLAALVVDAGRLYVTRARLSAVADAAALAGAPFLPDDPDGAVQTAARYLEANGVPAAGAAIEVDAARSRLRVALQADEPLYLAPVLGYLRVTVPAEAVAARQVLSGARGAVPLGVPEATYTYGEQVTLKGDAGTGAISPGNFRALAFEGRGASRYEEHLREGFRGWVRVGDVVETEPGVMSGPTRRAVEARIQADPDATFRTVRPGSARLVTVPIVSAFPNGRGEVTVVAFGVFFLEAVDGASVTGRFLRFVTTGEGSDSAPDYGAHVVRLVK; encoded by the coding sequence GTGTCCGGCTGGTATCCCGTGTGGAGTGAGTCCCGCCGGTCTCGGGGCGAGCGCGGCAGCGTGGCGGTCCTGGTCGCCGCCGGCCTGGCGGCGCTGGCCGGCCTGGCCGCGCTGGTGGTGGACGCGGGCCGGCTGTACGTGACCCGCGCCCGGCTGAGCGCCGTGGCGGACGCCGCCGCCCTCGCCGGCGCCCCGTTTCTGCCGGACGACCCGGACGGGGCGGTCCAGACGGCCGCCCGGTACCTGGAGGCGAACGGCGTTCCGGCGGCCGGCGCGGCGATCGAGGTGGATGCAGCGCGCTCCCGCCTTCGGGTCGCCCTGCAGGCGGACGAACCCCTGTACCTGGCGCCGGTGCTCGGGTACCTCCGGGTGACCGTCCCGGCCGAGGCCGTCGCCGCCCGGCAGGTTCTCTCGGGTGCCCGCGGGGCGGTGCCCCTGGGGGTCCCCGAGGCCACGTACACCTACGGGGAGCAGGTGACCCTGAAGGGAGACGCCGGAACCGGGGCCATCAGCCCGGGCAACTTCCGCGCCCTGGCCTTCGAGGGGCGAGGGGCCAGCCGGTACGAGGAGCACCTCCGGGAAGGTTTCCGGGGGTGGGTGCGGGTCGGCGACGTGGTCGAGACCGAGCCCGGCGTGATGTCCGGGCCCACCCGCCGGGCCGTGGAGGCCCGGATCCAGGCGGACCCGGACGCGACGTTCCGCACGGTGCGCCCCGGCTCGGCGCGTCTGGTCACGGTGCCGATCGTGAGCGCCTTTCCGAACGGCCGCGGCGAGGTCACGGTGGTGGCCTTCGGCGTGTTCTTCCTGGAAGCAGTGGACGGCGCCAGCGTCACGGGGCGATTCCTGCGCTTCGTCACGACCGGCGAGGGCAGCGACAGCGCCCCGGACTACGGCGCCCACGTGGTGCGTCTCGTGAAGTAG
- a CDS encoding response regulator: MADRLGVIIADDSEQVRQSIRAMLGLDEGFVVLGEAADGQTAVELTRNLRPDVVLMDVNMPVLDGIAATAAITASGVGAGVVIISVQGEPEYLRRAMQAGARDYLIKPFTYEELVSAARRAAGRTRADPQPGPQRPRGQVVTLVSARGGVGKSLLACNLAASLALKTRLPVAAVDLDLEFGVLHSLLGVRAAATWLDVCRVEEPLTPEHLRRALTRGGIPGLGLLAAPPYPHQAAEVDGEGRAEPGRNYVAEALEALRREHDYVVVDTGRGLREGVLTALDLSDRIVVVSVPEIPALQNTARLLEILVGRLGYPRERVDLVLNMTGSAEAPRREDIERSLQYPVAHELPWDPASASWSANAGQLLVTRRARVALSEAISALAHRLIAGAADGVMASAAHASPVPAGPAADRGPGLGRRMLGLFGLGLGR, translated from the coding sequence GTGGCCGATCGGCTCGGGGTGATCATCGCGGACGATTCCGAGCAGGTTCGCCAGTCGATCCGGGCGATGCTCGGCCTCGACGAGGGCTTCGTCGTCCTCGGGGAGGCCGCCGACGGCCAGACGGCCGTGGAGCTCACCCGGAACCTCCGGCCGGACGTCGTCCTGATGGACGTGAACATGCCAGTGCTGGACGGCATCGCGGCCACTGCGGCCATCACGGCCTCGGGCGTCGGAGCCGGCGTGGTCATCATCTCCGTCCAGGGTGAGCCGGAGTACCTCCGCAGGGCGATGCAGGCGGGCGCCCGGGACTACCTGATCAAGCCCTTCACGTACGAGGAGCTGGTGAGCGCTGCGCGGCGGGCCGCCGGCCGGACCAGGGCCGATCCGCAGCCCGGTCCCCAGCGCCCGCGGGGCCAGGTGGTCACGCTCGTGAGTGCCCGGGGCGGGGTGGGGAAGAGCCTCCTCGCCTGCAACCTGGCGGCCTCCCTGGCGCTCAAGACCCGGCTGCCGGTGGCTGCAGTCGACCTCGACCTCGAGTTCGGCGTGCTTCACAGCCTCCTGGGGGTCCGGGCGGCCGCCACGTGGCTGGACGTGTGCCGCGTGGAAGAACCCCTCACCCCCGAGCACCTGCGGCGGGCCCTCACCCGGGGAGGGATTCCCGGGCTGGGCCTCCTGGCCGCGCCGCCGTACCCCCACCAGGCCGCCGAGGTCGACGGTGAGGGGCGTGCCGAACCCGGCCGCAACTACGTGGCGGAGGCGCTGGAGGCGCTCCGGCGGGAGCACGACTACGTGGTGGTGGACACCGGGCGGGGGCTGAGGGAGGGCGTGCTGACCGCGCTGGACCTCTCGGACCGAATCGTGGTGGTCTCCGTGCCCGAGATCCCGGCCCTGCAGAACACGGCGCGGCTGCTCGAGATCCTGGTGGGGCGCCTGGGCTACCCGCGCGAGCGCGTCGACCTCGTCCTGAACATGACCGGCAGCGCTGAAGCCCCGCGGCGCGAGGACATCGAGCGCAGCCTCCAGTATCCCGTCGCCCACGAGCTGCCCTGGGACCCGGCCTCGGCGTCGTGGTCGGCCAACGCCGGCCAGCTCCTGGTCACCCGCCGGGCACGCGTGGCCCTCTCGGAGGCGATCTCGGCGCTGGCCCACCGGCTGATCGCCGGCGCAGCGGACGGTGTCATGGCGTCTGCGGCCCACGCCTCGCCCGTGCCGGCTGGACCTGCGGCGGATCGAGGTCCCGGCCTCGGGCGAAGGATGCTCGGCCTCTTCGGCCTCGGCCTGGGGAGGTGA
- a CDS encoding Flp family type IVb pilin: MLALYVRARNLWARLREEHGQGMVEYGLILALVAVVLIGVLGTMTGSLDKIFKKIAETLNGVANPPPSSS, translated from the coding sequence ATGCTGGCTCTGTACGTGCGGGCGAGGAACCTGTGGGCACGGCTCCGGGAGGAGCACGGCCAGGGCATGGTGGAGTACGGGCTGATCCTGGCGCTCGTAGCTGTCGTACTGATTGGTGTCCTGGGCACGATGACCGGCAGCCTGGACAAGATCTTCAAGAAGATCGCCGAGACGCTGAATGGCGTGGCGAACCCGCCTCCCAGTAGCAGCTAG
- the cpaB gene encoding Flp pilus assembly protein CpaB, translating into MSGRWARLFLIPTLAGLVAASVAYAAVGRRAAGAAVEMVPVLVARTAVPARTPLTADQFEVRQAPRDLAAGAVSGPDAIRGRIAQTDVPAGAILLQSHLADPARAALPFRIPAGRRAVTVAVNETSGAGGYPQPGDQVDLILVLSEPGGGAGSGQGETAGRPRTAQARLLLQGVTVLARGPAPAAKPGDDTPRASESARLTSYTLALTPAEAVEVALAEAVGHLKLVLRPAVAEADVPPVILDDTRYGLGR; encoded by the coding sequence TTGTCCGGCAGGTGGGCGCGCCTTTTCCTCATCCCGACCCTCGCCGGCCTGGTGGCGGCCAGCGTGGCCTACGCGGCGGTCGGCCGGAGGGCCGCCGGGGCCGCCGTCGAGATGGTGCCCGTGCTCGTCGCCCGGACCGCCGTCCCGGCCCGCACCCCCCTCACCGCGGACCAGTTCGAGGTCCGGCAGGCGCCCAGGGATCTCGCCGCCGGGGCGGTCTCCGGACCCGACGCGATCCGTGGCCGGATCGCGCAGACGGACGTGCCCGCCGGTGCGATCCTCCTGCAGAGCCACCTCGCCGACCCCGCCCGGGCGGCGCTGCCCTTCCGCATCCCGGCCGGCCGGCGGGCCGTCACGGTGGCGGTGAACGAGACGTCCGGGGCGGGCGGCTACCCTCAGCCCGGTGACCAGGTCGACCTCATCCTGGTCCTCTCGGAGCCCGGGGGCGGCGCCGGCTCCGGCCAGGGTGAGACTGCCGGCCGCCCGCGCACCGCCCAGGCGCGGCTTCTCCTGCAGGGGGTCACGGTTCTGGCCCGTGGCCCCGCCCCTGCGGCGAAGCCGGGGGACGACACGCCCAGGGCGTCCGAGTCCGCGCGGCTGACCTCCTACACGCTGGCCCTCACCCCGGCCGAGGCCGTGGAGGTCGCCCTGGCCGAGGCGGTGGGCCACCTGAAGCTCGTGCTGCGCCCGGCGGTGGCCGAGGCCGACGTGCCTCCGGTCATCCTGGACGACACCCGTTACGGTCTGGGGAGGTAG
- a CDS encoding TadE/TadG family type IV pilus assembly protein encodes MRLGSLRGQRGQSVVELALVLPILLLLLLGMVDFGRLGAAYLSLQHAAREGVRLGITGATDGEIVERIQESAAAVDARQLTISIAPPEAERFPGAELTIELGYPFRPVTPFIENVMGSEATLRVRLVSRVE; translated from the coding sequence GTGCGGTTAGGGTCCTTGCGGGGCCAGCGCGGCCAGTCCGTGGTCGAGCTGGCGCTCGTGCTGCCGATCCTCCTGCTGCTCCTGCTCGGGATGGTCGACTTCGGCCGCCTCGGTGCGGCGTACCTGTCCCTCCAGCACGCGGCCCGGGAGGGGGTGCGCCTGGGCATCACCGGGGCGACGGACGGCGAGATCGTCGAGAGGATCCAGGAGTCGGCGGCCGCCGTCGACGCCAGGCAACTCACCATCTCCATCGCCCCCCCGGAGGCGGAGCGCTTCCCCGGCGCGGAGCTGACGATCGAACTGGGGTACCCCTTCCGTCCGGTGACGCCCTTCATCGAGAACGTCATGGGAAGCGAGGCGACCCTCCGTGTCCGGCTGGTATCCCGTGTGGAGTGA
- a CDS encoding CpaF family protein translates to MSLYKRLQTRMEDPALRTGLALAPSPVPAPPPAPAADSPAVSAQPPASAPVSSSPAADRGGRLRPAGGHGSPPVPDGAAAAAPARPAAPPRSPAPYRRRPVDPALRQRVQEKLARTLDGQVPATGRARGTPDAGAAERERALALIQQALEDEESVSPLEREAVARTLYDDLMGYGPLQPLLDDPEVSEIMVNGPDTVYVERHGRIERTDVRFDDDAHVLLIVERIVAPLGRRIDEASPMVDARLPDGSRVNAIIPPLALNGPTVTIRKFARTPITIEKMVEWGTLTPAMAKFLEACVAARLNIVVSGGTGAGKTTVLNALSSFIPPDERIITIEDAAELQLRQEHVVSLEARPANIEGQGEVSIRALVRNALRMRPDRIVVGECRGGEALDMLQAMNTGHDGSLTTGHANSPRDMLSRLETMVLMAGVDLPVRAIREQIASAVDLIVHCARLRDGTRRITHITEVQGMEGDVIVLQDLFVYRQEGMDGERVVGRHVATGIRPRCYERLVAAGRELPPEIFLEG, encoded by the coding sequence TTGAGCCTGTACAAGCGCCTCCAGACCAGGATGGAAGACCCGGCCCTGCGCACCGGCCTCGCCCTGGCACCCTCGCCTGTTCCGGCGCCCCCGCCTGCTCCGGCGGCGGACTCTCCGGCGGTTTCCGCCCAGCCTCCGGCCTCGGCCCCGGTCTCCTCGTCGCCTGCGGCCGACCGGGGCGGGCGCCTCCGGCCGGCCGGGGGCCACGGCAGCCCGCCCGTGCCCGACGGCGCCGCCGCCGCGGCCCCGGCGCGCCCCGCCGCGCCCCCGCGGTCGCCGGCCCCGTACCGCCGGCGGCCGGTCGATCCGGCGCTCAGGCAGCGCGTCCAGGAGAAGCTGGCGCGCACGCTGGACGGCCAGGTCCCCGCGACTGGCCGGGCCCGCGGGACGCCCGATGCGGGCGCCGCGGAGCGGGAGCGAGCGCTGGCGCTCATCCAGCAGGCGCTGGAGGACGAGGAGTCCGTCTCCCCCCTCGAGCGCGAGGCGGTCGCCCGGACGCTCTACGACGACCTCATGGGCTACGGGCCCCTCCAGCCGCTCCTCGACGACCCCGAGGTCAGCGAGATCATGGTGAACGGCCCGGACACGGTCTACGTGGAGCGGCACGGGCGCATCGAGCGCACCGACGTGCGCTTCGACGACGACGCCCACGTGCTGCTGATCGTCGAGCGCATCGTGGCGCCGCTGGGGCGGCGCATCGACGAGGCCTCTCCGATGGTCGACGCCCGCCTCCCGGACGGCTCCCGGGTCAACGCCATCATCCCGCCGCTCGCCCTGAACGGTCCGACCGTCACCATCCGGAAGTTCGCCCGGACCCCCATCACCATCGAGAAGATGGTCGAGTGGGGAACGCTGACCCCCGCCATGGCCAAGTTCCTGGAGGCGTGCGTGGCGGCGCGGCTCAACATCGTGGTCTCGGGCGGGACCGGTGCCGGGAAGACCACCGTGCTGAATGCCCTGTCGTCGTTCATCCCTCCGGACGAGCGGATCATCACCATCGAGGACGCCGCCGAGCTGCAGCTCCGGCAGGAGCACGTGGTCTCCCTGGAGGCCCGCCCTGCCAACATCGAGGGGCAGGGCGAGGTCAGCATCCGGGCCCTCGTCCGGAACGCCCTGCGGATGCGGCCGGACCGGATCGTCGTCGGGGAGTGCCGGGGCGGTGAGGCCCTCGACATGCTCCAGGCGATGAACACCGGTCACGACGGGTCCCTCACCACCGGGCACGCCAACAGCCCACGGGACATGCTCAGCCGCCTCGAGACCATGGTCCTGATGGCCGGCGTCGACCTGCCCGTGCGGGCGATCCGGGAGCAGATCGCCTCGGCGGTCGACCTCATCGTCCACTGCGCCCGCCTCCGCGACGGGACCCGCCGCATCACCCACATCACCGAGGTGCAGGGCATGGAGGGCGACGTCATCGTCCTCCAGGACCTCTTCGTCTACCGGCAGGAAGGCATGGACGGGGAGCGGGTGGTGGGACGGCACGTCGCCACCGGCATCCGCCCGCGCTGTTACGAACGCCTGGTGGCGGCCGGCCGGGAGCTGCCGCCCGAGATCTTCCTGGAGGGTTGA